The Ignavibacteriales bacterium sequence CAATCAAAACATCATCGGCACGGATTAGAAATGGATTGTATCCCGACTCTTCCAAAATTTTCTTTCGTTCTTCTTTAGTTGTAAATCTGATCGGTTCAACCGATTTGATTTTGAACGGCTCAATAATTGTTTTCATAACACCTCAGTAAAGGATGAATAATTTTTCTTTGAGTAAAATTACGAATTCTTAACAACTTCTCGGCAGAGACTTTTCGAGCTTTTTTAAAAGAATCCGGATTCAGAGGGAAAAAATGAATGAGTTTGCGTGTAAAGCATGCTTGACTTTTAGTAAAGGATGCTATATTTTGGATTTGTTAAAAAGATCAAAATAAAGGGAGGTAAAAATGAAAAATGTTTTGAAGAATTTCTCGTTTCCTTTTAAGACACAAATTTTGATATTATCACCAATTGTTCTTTTCTTACCATTGTTTATTCTTGCGATGTTGCCAACCGAACAGTTTCTCCGATTACCGGATTATGTTCATCGTATTACGCTAATATTTTCATCTCTCTTTGGATCGATCGGATTTATCTACTGCACTCTCGGTTATCATTTCCAGATTCTACGTGGTGATGAATTGAAACTTAAGATTCATTTAGAATCTTTGAACATCGCATTTACCACATCATTAGTTTTCCTTTTCATCTTAATCTTTGTTTTTGTGAATTTTGCTCCTAAGATGCTGAATTACATTTTGGTAATTCTTACCGTTGTAGGAATTGTTTCTTATCTGCTCGGAGCAGAATATGTTAAAGAGAAGTATCAGTGAAAAAAATACGCCACATACTGAGCACGGCACACAGACTATGTCAAGAGGATTTGGCCTTGCTGCAAATACATTGTTCAAAGAAAATACCAATGAAAATAAAATTGTTGCGGAGTATTTATGTTAATGAAACATAAAAAATCTTGGTTTATTATTTGGATGATTATCTTTTCCTTCATTTTAATAGCCACTGCTTTAATCTTCCTTGTGGTGGCTAAAGATTACAATAATTTCAGAGTAATAAATAATATAACGGTGATTTTAGGCGGATTAATTATTCTTGTAATAGGGATTGTTCGCCATAAAACGGTGCTAATTAGCGATGAACTTCAAAAAACAATTCAGTTAGAAATTTTTTCTTACACTCATATTGCATTTTTAACTTTCCTTAGTCTTTTTGCATTACTGCAAATAGCTTATCATTTCAAATTGGAGCCGATGCAAGTTCTTATCATTGTATTATTTGGAACAAGTATACTTCAGATTATCATTTCCTTTTTTGTTAAGAGAAAGTATAAATGAAAACAAATTTTAGTACATAAGAGGAAATAAATGAATAGCGCACCTAATAAATTTAAAATGTCGCCATTTGCAATCATTCTATATGTCTTTGCCCTTGCATCATTAATTTATCCCAAAGATAATTTGCCCACATCAATCAAGCTGATTCTCTTCGGTATTGTTATTATATGCTTTGCTGTTGGAGGGATAAAAATTATTCCTCAGTTTTTTGGAGGAGATGAGTTATCTAAAACAATTAAATTGGAAATTCTTGCTTATACGCAATACTCACAATTCTTCATTTTTATTTTTCTTATTAGTCTACTCAAAAGTTTCCACGTGAGATTAGATGCTAGTGATGGCATTGGAATGTATCTCTGTTGCGTTGCAATTATTCAAATCGTTATTACCGTGTTTGTAAAACGAAAATACCAATGAAAAACATACTCCACATATTGAGAGCCGAACACAGACTCTCTCAAGAGGATTTAGCCAAGAAGCTTGATGTATCCCGCCAGACAATTAACGCAATTGAGCGGGAGAAGTACGACCCTAGCTTACCGCTTGCATTAAAGATTGCAAAAGTATTTAATAAGAGGGTGGAAGAAATTTTCTTTCTGGAGGATGAAAAATGAAATTAAATAAAATTTTTAAAGAAGAACTTAACTTTGGGCTCTTTACTACCTTTTTATTTGCACTCGTTCTTTGGTTTGATGAGCCGCCGTTGAATAAACACTGGATAGGAAGTTTGATCTATATTGCAACAGGCTGGGCTGTCTATTATTTCGTATTTATAAAATCTTTAAAAGAATACAAGCTTGATGAACGCGAAATGATGATTTTCACAAAAACAGGAAACAGCGCCTCATTTTCTTTTGTAACTATGCTTGTAATTCTTTTTTATCTGCAGGAAATCAATTTTGGCTTTTGGGGTCTTCCGCTGAAAGAACTATGGGGAAGATTTCTACTGCCGCTATTTTTAATTGCTCACTCAGTTACCGGATTAATACTGGCAGGAATTGAGGAAAGACAATAATGATCTTCCATTAGAAAATTAATGATTTCAACTCCATTCGCTATTTTGCCAATACAATATTCAGAAAAAAATTATTGTAGTTCATTTTCATTAAAATTTTTTACTAAATTGCGTTCGGCAAACACCTATCATTACATTCAACTAAACGAGGAGAAATTAAATGGAAGAAATGCAAAACCAAGAAGCTCCAAAAATGTCCTCTGTGGAAAATGAGCATGAAGAATTTGAATTAAGCCACA is a genomic window containing:
- a CDS encoding helix-turn-helix transcriptional regulator; this encodes MKNILHILRAEHRLSQEDLAKKLDVSRQTINAIEREKYDPSLPLALKIAKVFNKRVEEIFFLEDEK